A genomic segment from Burkholderia plantarii encodes:
- a CDS encoding TIGR02594 family protein, producing MTPLAPWMPVAFAEAGVARGGPGHSNPRIVEYHGATRMAGYDDKVAWCSSFVNWCLAQAGFVGTGSALARSWLDWGRPLDAPVHGCIVVLTRGAPDGWQGHVGFYLRHEGDAIVLFGGNQLDTVRELAYDASQWLGYRWPATQALRPGS from the coding sequence ATGACGCCGCTCGCGCCGTGGATGCCGGTCGCGTTCGCGGAGGCCGGCGTCGCGCGCGGCGGCCCCGGCCACAGCAATCCGCGCATCGTCGAATACCACGGCGCGACCCGCATGGCCGGCTACGACGACAAGGTCGCGTGGTGTTCGTCGTTCGTCAACTGGTGCCTGGCACAGGCCGGGTTCGTCGGCACCGGCTCGGCGCTGGCGCGTTCATGGCTCGACTGGGGCCGGCCGCTCGACGCGCCGGTTCACGGCTGCATCGTCGTGCTGACGCGCGGCGCGCCGGACGGCTGGCAAGGCCACGTCGGCTTCTATCTGCGCCATGAGGGCGACGCCATCGTGCTGTTCGGCGGCAATCAGCTCGACACGGTGCGCGAGCTGGCCTACGACGCCTCGCAGTGGCTCGGCTACCGCTGGCCGGCCAC